A segment of the Desertifilum tharense IPPAS B-1220 genome:
TGACGGTTCCCTTCCTCCCCGCACCGTTCAATCAAACCTTTGCAGCCCCCTTTGGCCCTGCTACCATTGGGTTTACTCCCCCGGATCTGCTGACGCAACAAGGGAAATCCCAAGCGAAATATCTGGCTTTAACAGATCGGGCCGCAAAGGATCAATACGTGCGGGAAGTGCTAGACTATCGGGCAGCAACCTTATTAGGCTACGAGCCGATTGGTTTAGAAAATTTACCCAATGCTCAACTCCTGCAAGGCGAATATTTAGCCGTCCATACCTACGGTTGGAGTGAGTTTGAAATTACGCCGGGTACGCAACAATTACGGGTGACAACCTACGGCGTAGCGCCCTATACGCAAGCGGACTTGCTGGCGAATTCCACTGCAATTACTAGCTTACAACCTGAGATTGTCAGTCAGTTTGTGGTGAATCCTGTGTAGTGGTTTGACTCTCTAGCTGTGGACGCATCGGTTAGGATATCTATGAATGTGGTAGATGTCCTATTTTCGGCTCAACCACAAGACACCGGACTATCAACATTAATTTAACAATTCAATATTCTTGTGGGCGTTTTTGGCGATCGCATAGGCTTTCAAAACAGGTGGTAGTGTATAGAGACTCTCTTGTTTTTCAATTAAGCATCGACGCAATAGAGATTGAGTGCGTTGAGTAAATCAGATGATGGAATCTGACTGTTGGCTAAAAGCTTTGCTAGGTTCACAGGTTCGCTTTCTTTCGCCAACAAAGCGATGACTTATTATTCTACCGGGGAAATGCGATCGCACTCCTACCTATTTAATTAGCAGTCAACAAACCCGACATATCTAGCACTTTTTCTGACCAAATCCTTGCTTGTTCCCTAAGCATCATTCGTTGTTCTGCATCGTGCCAAATCCTTGCCCAAGAATACTGCCAGCAAGCTAACTGAACTTGTAGTTCAACTAACTCGGCAGCTACTTCTACCTCTGCATCAAGAGCCGTCCATTCAATAAAGAGCTTACTTTCTTGCAGCAGACTTTCAACCACTTCGCCATTAGCTGGATTTTGACAACGAGATTTAATTCGTGTCAAATTTGATGCCAAATTCCCCAAACGAATTGGCAGATCATCTCGTAAATAGCGTTCTTTTAAAGCATTCCAATCTTTCATACTTCTCCTAATAACTGTTGAACGATTTGAGCAACCTGTTCTCGAATAACCGGATCTTGAATTTCCATTGAACGATTGTTCTGACGCGGACGAATATTGATTAGAGATTCATAACCTACCTCTTGCGTAAGCGGATACCAATCTGCTCCCCAAATATTTACCTGCTTGCTCCCATTTTCCAGCAGCACAGCTTCGCAATCAGCGTGATATTCTCCACCACCTGCCAGAATTCCTCGTTCGATATCCACTGCAAGTTTAATATAACTACTAAGAGTCTCTAGCATTTCTTCAATTTGCTCTTTAGTAGCATGAGCTTGAATCAGATAAATCATTCCTACATTAGCTAAGGATTCAACATGATGGTGTAATATTATACAATTTGGTAGGCTAAATTGACGCAAGGAAACCTAACATCTTTTTTACTTACAATCTTCTCTATTTTAACCCTGCCCAGGCGATGCTTGTACGAGTATTGTTTAGCGATCGCACCCTCGCTATACTTAAAGTATCTATTGATGTCGCGATGACGATTAGAGCACTGCTGCTCCAAGAAGCTGCGCTAACATAAGGTCAAAATGGCGTGTCAGCGATCGCTTGGCTATAAGTTTGTACCCATTCGGTAAGTTGCTCCAGGGCAGCTTCCTGGCTTTGCTGGCTAGCAGCGAGTTGCCAAAAGTAGTGGGCGGCTTCCTCTTCGGAGGCGATCAGCTCAATGCCGTTGATGCCAAGAAAAGTATAGATAGCGATCAGAGCAATGCGTTTATTCCCATCCACAAAACAATGGTTTTTGATGAAACCGTATCCATAGACAGCAGCAAGTTGATAAAGGGTTGCTTGTTGGTTGCTGTAATGATATAGGTTTTGGGCTTTGGCGAGGGTAGAGTCAAGGGCGCTTTGGCTGAGTATACCCGATTGCCCTCCGGATTCTGCCAGAATCTCGCCGTGAATGGCAATAACGTCCCGTTGGGTCAGCCATTGGGGAGTCGTCATTGAGCCAGGTCTAGCAGGGCGTTGCGATATTTCTTAATCCCCCGGCGGGCAACTTCCATTTTTTGGGAAAAGTCCAGATCAAAGGAAGTCATATCCTCTGAACGCTGTTGAGAAGAAGCCCTTTCTACATGTTTATTGACTTTTTTTCGGTTCAAAACAAAGACACCGGGCTGCGATCGCACTCTTTTTATCCTAATCGGCGATTTGACTGACATAGCCAACTTTTCCTCCTATTTCTATTTTGCTTTAAAGGTCTTGCGATACTTGTGTTTTAAGTTATCCCATTTCTGTTTCCAGAATTTCTCGAAGGCTTCCTGTCTTTCAACCCAAGGGTTGACATTCTTCAAAACAGGTCGCTCATTGGGCGATTTTAAGTAACGGTAGTGGAGAAAGACATCTTGGTAGGGAATATTGACGTTTTCACCCGCGCACAGTTGATTAAACTTAGACGCGGAAATACTCATGAAGTGAATATAGGTGATTGGGCGCTTGTTATCGTGCAAAATGTTGTCAATGACTTCAAAGTTAGACGACCAATGGCTGCCTGTAGCATTCGGGTTTTCGTAGGCAAAGTTATAGAAAGGAATGCCACTTCTAGCAACTAAGTAGTTATACAACGGTTGGTCTGAGCCGCGCAAAGACATCATATTGGCTTCGCCGTTTTTGAGGTGTTCCAGTAATTGGACGAGTCTTTCTTCGTTCATCACGCTTTTTTTGGAAGCAAACCAACCCGCACAGAAAATATGAGCTTTGGCGTAGTCTAACCCCATCGCTTTTTCAACGACATCGAGTTGTTCGGGGTTATAAATAAAGCCGATATCGGACTTATATTGATAGTCATTCACCACCCAATCATATTCGTCTAGTTTGTCATAGACAGGCTGAAGTTTACCCATTAATAGGGTATCGGCATCCATGTAGACAAATTTCTCAAAGGGGCCGTTAAAACTACAGAGTTTGCGAACAAAATTCACCCGCCGGACATCCGACCATCCCTTATCTTGCCATGCTTTTTGGGCGACTTCATTGGCTTTCCAGGCTTGAGTCATGTAGTCTTCCCAAAAGGCGATCGCGCTAGCATCATCAAATAAGGTGACGTTCTCCCTAGCGGCGACTTCCTGTTTGATTTTGTCTAACTTATGGTCGTAGGGAATAATGCAGACGGGGAACGCCTCGCCTGCATTCACTTCAATACTATTGAGCAGGGCAACGACTTGATGATATACAAAGTCATTGGCAAAAATATAAATCCCTTGACTCATGGGTAAACTTCCTTTGAGAAAATCTAATCAAAGCGCCTGCTAATAATTCCCGACCATTGCACCTTTTTCAACCCTTCCCGACGATAGGAAAAGAAATGTTCTGGATCGGAATACGTACAAAACGGTGCGATCGCAATTTGTTCCGGTGCAATTCCTAACTGTTCGAGTTGCAATGCATTGACGCGACGGACATCAAGGCGCACTTTCCCCGGTTCCGGATCGCTGAGAATGGGAGAATTGGGAAGTTCCTGCAAGCGAGCCAGCATCGCTTCCGGCGCATCCTCTGTTACAATTGTTGCGCCAACTTGGGTGGCAACGTCAATACCCACCTGGTACACTTCCCCAGTAATTGCAGGCCCCATCGCGATCGCTAAATCTGCTAATTGAGAACCTTGCGCTTGCATCAGGGCGATCGCCTGCGGCACAATCTTCAAAGACGTTCCCCGCCACCCCGCATGAATAGCCGAAACTTGACCGGAAGCGCGATCGCCAATCAAAACCGGCGTACAATCAGCCGTACAAGTCCAAACCGACTCTCGATCCTGTTCGGTGACAATTCCATCGGCTTGCGGCAAATGACTTGACATATCCTCAGTTTCGTGCAGGTGATGCGTCACGGCGGGCATATTCCCCGTTTTCAGCACCCGGTTGCCATGTACCTGTTTAACGCGATAAACGCGAGCCTCAGCATCCAGCACCGTCACCAGTTGGCGCGGTGGCTTTGGAGAAAACTGTCGCGTAAAGAACCCATGCGACCAGGGTTCGAGCAGGCTACAAGTCAGATAAGATAACCCGTTCCAATGATGCCATTGCCAAGTCTGCATGATGAGTTTAAGTGTATCGGCAGGTGTGTAAGCGGGAGGAGCGGGTACCACACGAATCTATCCTAACTCAAGCGATGAATCCTCAGACCCTCGAACAAGCGCTTTCTCCAGTCGTACAGAACTCCCCTTTTTATCCCTTGGATATCCGGATTTTTCAGCAATTACCCTCCACGAACCAAACCCTGTGGGAATGGGTCGAACAAGGGGCAAAACCGGGTACTGTGGCGATCGCCCTCGCGCAAAACTCCGGTAAAGGACAATGGGGCCGTCAATGGCAGTCTTCCCCCGGTGGTTTGTACCTTTCATTCTTCCTCACCCCCGATCTTGCCCCGGAAAATAGCCTGCTGTTGACCCTGTGTAGCGCCTGGGGAATTGCCCAAAGTTTGCGTCAAAGCCAGCCAGAGGTTCCCGTCCAACTCAAATGGCCCAACGATCTGGTTTTGGAGGGTCGCAAACTGGGGGGAATTTTAACCGAAACTCGCCTGAGTCAAGGGAAAATTACCAAAGCCGTCATTGGAGTCGGCTTGAATTGGACAAACCCCGTACCCGAAACCGGAATTAGCCTCGCTTCCTGGTTGGAGGAAAATGACATTCAGTCAACCTGGAACTTAGAAACCGTAAGTGCGATCGCTCTAGAAGGCATAATCTCCGGATACCAATACGCCATGCAGAAAGGAATAGACAGCCTATTATCTGCTTGCGAGCAACTGCTGATCCATCTCGGTCATCCCGTCACCGTCAACGGTTCCCCAGGAATCATTATCGGCATTTCCCCGACAGGTCAACTGCGCGTGCGTCTAGAACCAACAAATTTCCAAACTTCCTCAGAAATTGACCTAAATCCCGGTACAATCAGTCTCGGCTATATTAAGTAATGCTTGTTAGCGTCCGAAGCTTATAAAAATACTGTGCGTCTGTTGACTTCGACTTAACAGTTTCTAAAAATCTTAGAGGTTCCTCTGGTAACAATGAGCAAGGATAACAGGATGAACGATCAACACCTCCGTGAATCCAAATCCCAGTCGCTTCTTGTAAGCGCTCCATCACACTCTCACACCCTGCGTTCTCAAAAGCGCTTTTTCAGTCAACGTTCCCTGCTCATGCAAGGACTGGGATGGCTGGGGGGCCTAAGCGTCCTCAGCGGCGGACTCGTTTGGGCAGAACCGCAAGCGCCAGACGCCACCTACGACACTTCAGCCTCTGAGTTACCCCCAGTCATAGAATTGGCTCCGGCGGTAGAACCTCAAGTTGAATATAGCGAACCTGTTGCTCCCCCAGTTGCAGCCCCCGCCCCGGTTGAGCCAGAATGGACGCCCGCTGAAGTTGCACCGGCGATTGAATCAGTTTCCGAAGCCGCAACCCCCTACACTCCCGAACAGTATCAACTTCCCCAGACTCCCATTGCGCCCACCTTACCCGCAGAAGACTTTGGGGCCTACATCGACAACACCGACTACAGTCTAGGGGCAACACCAGCCCACACCTACGAAGAACCCACCCGCGTGATCTTATCGGAACGCTCAACGGGTTGTGAAAGGACAATCGAAGCGGGTCAAAGCGTTTCGGGCTGTAGCGCTCCCCAACCTTCTGCTGCGCCTGTGGCTCAGTCTCCTGCACCTGCGGGCGGCGGATCGGCTCCCATTCCCACCTGGAAGCCGGAAAATCAGAAACAGCCCAGCATTCCTCAACCCACCATCGTGCAAGCGGTTGCGCCTGCGACGGGGCGTCAAGCGCCGACCTATCAAGAAGTGGCGATCGCACCAGCCGAACCGAGCGTCAGAGTCGGCCCCATTACCGTTAGCTCCAACGGCATTCAACTGGGAGGAACCACCAACAGCAGCCGCGCCTATTTTGGCTTAAACCGTCCCATCGGTCGCCCAGGTAACGGTAATACGAGCATCCTGTTCCCCTTATCCATTCCGGCTCCCA
Coding sequences within it:
- a CDS encoding DUF5674 family protein encodes the protein MIYLIQAHATKEQIEEMLETLSSYIKLAVDIERGILAGGGEYHADCEAVLLENGSKQVNIWGADWYPLTQEVGYESLINIRPRQNNRSMEIQDPVIREQVAQIVQQLLGEV
- the pgeF gene encoding peptidoglycan editing factor PgeF translates to MQTWQWHHWNGLSYLTCSLLEPWSHGFFTRQFSPKPPRQLVTVLDAEARVYRVKQVHGNRVLKTGNMPAVTHHLHETEDMSSHLPQADGIVTEQDRESVWTCTADCTPVLIGDRASGQVSAIHAGWRGTSLKIVPQAIALMQAQGSQLADLAIAMGPAITGEVYQVGIDVATQVGATIVTEDAPEAMLARLQELPNSPILSDPEPGKVRLDVRRVNALQLEQLGIAPEQIAIAPFCTYSDPEHFFSYRREGLKKVQWSGIISRRFD
- a CDS encoding Npun_R2821/Npun_R2822 family protein, which produces MSQGIYIFANDFVYHQVVALLNSIEVNAGEAFPVCIIPYDHKLDKIKQEVAARENVTLFDDASAIAFWEDYMTQAWKANEVAQKAWQDKGWSDVRRVNFVRKLCSFNGPFEKFVYMDADTLLMGKLQPVYDKLDEYDWVVNDYQYKSDIGFIYNPEQLDVVEKAMGLDYAKAHIFCAGWFASKKSVMNEERLVQLLEHLKNGEANMMSLRGSDQPLYNYLVARSGIPFYNFAYENPNATGSHWSSNFEVIDNILHDNKRPITYIHFMSISASKFNQLCAGENVNIPYQDVFLHYRYLKSPNERPVLKNVNPWVERQEAFEKFWKQKWDNLKHKYRKTFKAK
- a CDS encoding M23 family metallopeptidase, with the translated sequence MQGLGWLGGLSVLSGGLVWAEPQAPDATYDTSASELPPVIELAPAVEPQVEYSEPVAPPVAAPAPVEPEWTPAEVAPAIESVSEAATPYTPEQYQLPQTPIAPTLPAEDFGAYIDNTDYSLGATPAHTYEEPTRVILSERSTGCERTIEAGQSVSGCSAPQPSAAPVAQSPAPAGGGSAPIPTWKPENQKQPSIPQPTIVQAVAPATGRQAPTYQEVAIAPAEPSVRVGPITVSSNGIQLGGTTNSSRAYFGLNRPIGRPGNGNTSILFPLSIPAPITSIFGWRVHPIFGDSRFHSGTDLGAPMGTPVLAALAGRVAIADFMGGYGLTVVLEHNKATQETLYAHLSEIFVKPGEEVKQGTVIGRVGSTGNSTGPHLHFEMRERTAEGWAYLDPGAQLEYALAQLVGAMQTAQANPQAKQAVDKNPNAKQLIPTDQLPIVKIRS
- a CDS encoding type II toxin-antitoxin system death-on-curing family toxin — protein: MTTPQWLTQRDVIAIHGEILAESGGQSGILSQSALDSTLAKAQNLYHYSNQQATLYQLAAVYGYGFIKNHCFVDGNKRIALIAIYTFLGINGIELIASEEEAAHYFWQLAASQQSQEAALEQLTEWVQTYSQAIADTPF
- a CDS encoding biotin--[acetyl-CoA-carboxylase] ligase; protein product: MNPQTLEQALSPVVQNSPFYPLDIRIFQQLPSTNQTLWEWVEQGAKPGTVAIALAQNSGKGQWGRQWQSSPGGLYLSFFLTPDLAPENSLLLTLCSAWGIAQSLRQSQPEVPVQLKWPNDLVLEGRKLGGILTETRLSQGKITKAVIGVGLNWTNPVPETGISLASWLEENDIQSTWNLETVSAIALEGIISGYQYAMQKGIDSLLSACEQLLIHLGHPVTVNGSPGIIIGISPTGQLRVRLEPTNFQTSSEIDLNPGTISLGYIK